In Thunnus thynnus chromosome 17, fThuThy2.1, whole genome shotgun sequence, the genomic window GGAAgtgataataaaatgaaacatcagTTATGTGACTGTGCAGAGGCAGCCAGCGAGGTGATTGAGTCTGTATGATGTCACATGATGATATTACAGGAGAGTTGCAGCGTTTCTATACGGCGTCCGTCCTGCTGTGTTTACAGTCATAGATGTATTATAACAGCTGGATACTGCATCCAAAATGGCGTCTATTTGGTCCAATGAGAATTGCTCAGCTGGCGCATACACCAGAAAAGTTTCTAGCCTctgcgttgtgcggcccactgaatatgctcAGTGGCGTTTCCCCTGCTGGCCCCGCCCCCAAGTTCCTGCTCGGCCcacagactttacattgtgatgatgtaatggatttttaaatcgcttttctcggcttgtggaaagttttacaaatataaaaccttcaagGATGGAAACCTTGTAACAGAAAGAGTCGTAATTGACCTTGTTAGCAGTCGGAGGCGTCCTGTCAGCGGTTTTATAATGGAGGTCTATGGAGAAAATGCTGTTTGTTAACCGTAACACCACCAGTGACCACTGGGAGCGGCGCCGTAttcagctcttattatacatccatgttcgACGCCGCACTGCACCGTCTTCCCCAGGGTCCTAAAGACATCCTCATTACATTACTGTAGAGCAAACTGTATATAGACGACAAACTGGTCATATGTGAGATTAACAGAAACCAGAACACACTCCAGtcagatgtatgtgtgtgtgtgtgtgtgtgtgtgtgtgtatgtgtgtgtgtgtgtgtgtgtgtgtgtgtatgtgtgtgtgtgtgtgtgtgtgtgtgtgtgtgtgtgtgtgtgtgtgtgtgtgtgtgtgtgtgtgagtccatATGTTCAGTCATGTGACACTCTGCgtgtctctttctttcccacTGAGAGAATCTGGCGCTTATTCCCTGCTTGTCACTGATTGGACAGAAATGTTGGCTGTTGGCCAATAACAGagaggctcacacacacactcacgcacacaccctcacacacgcatacacactcacacacacacacacactcacacactcacgcacactcacacaccctcacacacgcacacacactcacacacacacacacacacacacacactcacacactcacacacacacacacacactcacacacgcacacacacactcacacactcacacacactcacacacactcacacacactcacacacactcacacacgcactcacactcacgcactcacactcacgcacacacacactcacacacactcacacacactcacacacacacacacaccctcacacacgcacacacactcacacacacacacacactcacacactcacacacacacacacacacacaccctcacatacactcacacacactcacacacactcacacacactcacacacgcactcacactcacacacacacacgcacacaccctcacacacgcacacacactcacacacacatacactcacacacacacacacacacactcacacacacacacacacacacacacacactcacacactcacgcacacacacacacacactcacacacacacacaaacacacacacacacacacacacacacacacacacacacacagaatataactgtcaccatggcaacaataaGACACACATTATAACAACACATTACAGCgttgtttctgattggttcaaCACACTGCGGTGTGTCGGTCAGACACTCTGAGATAAAAGACGTTTCCTTCCTGTAGAAACATCTGATCTACGTGGAGTAAAATAACGTTTAGTCTCCAGTTAAATCTGGACAGTTGGGCTGTAATGGAGAGAAAAGTGTGTATCAACGTTACATTCATGGATTTGGCTGATTTCCCTCGTTAATACCTTTGAGACGTCCTGTTAGAACATCGTTTAATGAACATGACGTGCAGAACGTTGCAGCAGCAGTTCTCAGACAACCTcagtgtttatctgtctgtcgaCGTCTCTGAGCTGTTTACAGACACGTTTCTCTTCACAtgctttcaaataaataaactcaaagagaaaaaaactccaatatttcacaaaaatgcagagatgaaagaaaagttctgaaaaattaattcagatttatgaagcagaactttgtttttcttctttcctacctGATCAATCATCTGATTGATCTGCAGCTGCTACACACTGACTGATctatgatataaatatatatatttatatcatagATCATATCATATAAAGGGACCAGCAGAGACCTGCAGCCTGGTCCTGCAGGTCTCTGCTGGTCTCTGCTGGTCTCTGCTGGTCTCTGCTGGTCTCTGCAGGTCTCTGCTGGTCTCTGCTGGTCTCTGCTGgtctctgctgtttgtgtttgtttgtttattccagccgtaaaacaaacaacaaattttATACTCAGCTTCTGTCTTTAATGATTCTTTCAGCTACAAACAGTCTGAAGAATTCTGATCTTTAATATGTTTATGAACAgctgattgattattgattgattttgttttaacctgaagtttaatgtgtgtgtgtgtgtgtgtgtgtgtgtgtctgtgtgtgtgtgtgtctgtgtgtgtgtgtgtgtgtgtgtgtgtgtgtgtgtgtgtgtgtgtgtgtgtgtgtgtgttcagaggaAGACTAAGGTTCATTATCAGGTAGCTGTGATCATTAACTACTTGGGTCACTGCATCTCTCTGGGAGCTCTGCTGCTCGCCTTCACACTCTTCATGAGACTCAGGTaatctacctgtctgtctgtctgtctgtctgtctgtctgtctgtctgtctgtctgtctgtctgtctgtctgtctgtctgtctgtctggttaACCACCTGGTTGTAACCATGATGACAGAGGTGGGTGCAGAGTTCAGACAGtcagatgtatgtgtgtgtgtgtgtgtgtgtgtgtgtgtgtgtgtgtgtgtgtgtgtgtgtgtgtgtgcgcatgtgtgcgtgtgtgtgtgtgtgtgtgtgtgtgtgtgtgcatgtgcgtgtgtgtgtgtgcatgtgcgtgtgtgtgtgtgcgcgtgtgtgtccgtgcgtgtgcgtgtgtgtgtgtgtgcgtgtgtgtgtgtgcatgtgcgtgtgtgtgtgtgcgtgtgtgtgtccgtgcgtgtgtgtgtgtgtgtgtgcgtgtgtgtgtgcaggagtaTTCGCTGTCTGAGGAACATCATCCACTGGAATCTGATCTCGGCGTTCATCCTGAGGAACGCCACCTGGTTCATCGTCCAGCTGACCATGAACCCTGCTGTTACCGAGAGcaaccaggtacacacacatacacacacactgactcggTTACCATGTGTCCCCGGCAACAGTCACTAGGGAGACAAGGTGATAAAACTGGAACACCACGGCAACAACACACAGAGAAGACCATGAgaccaaaacacaaagtaaacactgttttctctcctcctcctctcttcctctcctcctactcatcttcttcctctcctcctactcatcttcttcctctcctcctactcatcttcatcttcttcctctcctcctcctctcatcctctcctcctactcattctcctccttctcctcctctcctcctcctcctcaggtgTGGTGCAGGTTGGTGACAGCAGGTTATAATTATTTCCATGTGACGAACTTCTTCTGGATGTTTGGAGAAGGTTGTTACCTGCACACGGCCGTCGTTCTCACCTACTCCACCGACAAACTCAGGAAGTGGATGTTCATCTGCATTGGCTGGGGTCAGTACACCTGTTACCTGTCAATatacctgtctgtcacctgtcagtacacctgtctgtcacctgtctgtcacctgtctgtcacctgtctgtcacctgtcagtacacctgtctgtcacctgtcacctgtctgtcacctgtcagtacacctgtctgtcacctgtcacctgtctgtcacctgtcagtacacctgtctgtcacctgtctgtcacctgtcacctgtctgtcacctgtctgtcacctgtctgtcacctgtcagtacacctgtctgtcacctgtctgtcacctgtcacctgtctgtcacctgtcagtacacctgtctgtcacctgtctgtcacctgtcacctgtctgtcacctgtctgtcacctgtcacctgtctgtcacctgtctgtcacctgtcacctgtctgtcacctgtcagtacacctgtcagtcacctgtctgtcacctgtctgtcacctgtctgtcacctgtcagtaCACCTGTCAgtacacctgtcacctgtctgtcacctgtctgtcacctgtctgtcacctgtcagtacacctgtcacctgtctgtcacctgtcagtacacctgtcacctgtcacctgtctgtcacctgtctgtcacctgtctgtcacctgtcagtacaccagtctgtcacctgtcacctgtcacctgtctgtcacctgtctgtcacctgtcagtaCACCTGTCAgtacacctgtcacctgtcagtacacctgtcacctgtctgtcacctgtctgtcacctgtcagtaCACCTGTCAgtacacctgtcacctgtcagtacacctgtcacctgtctgtcacctgtctgtcacctgtcagtaCACCTGTCAgtacacctgtcacctgtcagtacacctgtcacctgtctgtcacctgtcagtacacctgtctgtcacctgtctgtcacctgtctgtcacctgtcacctgtctgtcacctgtcagtacacctgtctgtcacctgtcacctgtctgtcacctgtctgtcacctgtcacctgtctgtcacctgtctgtcacctgtctgtcacctgtcacctgtctgtcacctgtcagtacacctgtcagtcacctgtctgtcacctgtctgtcacctgtctgtcacctgtcagtaCACCTGTCAgtacacctgtcacctgtctgtcacctgtctgtcacctgtctgtcacctgtcagtacacctgtcacctgtctgtcacctgtcagtacacctgtcacctgtctgtcacctgtcagtacacctgtcacctgtctgtcacctgtctgtcacctgtctgtcacctgtcagtaCACCTGTCAgtacacctgtcacctgtctgtcacctgtcagtacacctgtcacctgtctgtcacctgtctgtcacctgtctgtcacctgtcagtaCACCTGTCAGTACACCTGTCACCTGTGTGTCACCTGTCAgtacacctgtcacctgtctgtcaccagTCAGTACACCTGTCagtacacctgtctgtcacctgtctgtcacctgtcagtaCACCTGTCAgtacacctgtcacctgtctgtcacctgtcagtacacctgtcacctgtctgtcacctgtctgtcacctgtctgtcacctgtgtgtcacctgtcagtacacctgtctgtcacctgtctgtcacctgtcagtcaCCTGTCAGTACACCTGTCAGTACACCTGTCagtacacctgtctgtcacctgtctgtcacttGTCAGTACACCTGTCagtacacctgtctgtcacctgtctgtcacctgtctgtcacctgtcagtaCACCTGTCagtacacctgtctgtcacctgtctgtcacctgtctgtcacctgtcagtacacctgtcacctgcatgtcttatgtatttattggaaccatgtacagtgttaaacatatgTTTATGTTACATAATGTTACCATCTGATGCACCGTTAGCTTAaaactaattttcatcaagtcacaattaaaacatataacagaacaataaaataacacacataatataaaatacaaagctacacacaacaacacatcacatacacccacaatgtcaaccaggaattaataatgtaaacttgtcaaattaaaagattatttgcgttcatgagaccatgagatgaaatgtggattcagtggttacagagctgagtagcttttagcagattttttaatttggttttgagtgtattgattgaactgcagttcttcatatcatcaggtaaacgttcactgagttgtggcttcaCAGAGAGCTGATTGTCtaaatgcagtgtgatgaaatggtccaatctatagaggatattctggaggatctgatagaacttactgagcaagtgaacacaaagtcacatagtggaggaagacaaaccatttaacattttataaactaggcacaaatctgagaataatctaaaattctcaaagttcAGTAAGTTGTATTTCTGCAGAACCCTACAGTGATGAAAATGCATTGGtttttttgtccagagtttttagagtttgtttgtttaaggaggttttatggctgtttctccagcctgacCCCAACATGTGATCAATAAGACAtgtgggaaagaatcatagctgcataaatatctgctgcgtccaaagagagacagtttctaatatgtctaaaatttgtaGTACATGGTTTTAACcgtttatttaacatttttgtttaagttcaaatttggatccagtgtcacaccaaaatattaaaataaatatcagtaactatgtcaatcttttcacctttgatgagaatatcagcgttaggaggttgtaccatagttttagGGAAAAATATACCTTTTgccttgtttacatttagactcagacatgattgatcaaaccaatgtgtgatcctctccaatgcaattgttagcttagcagctgactgtcacctgtctgtgtgtccacAGGTATCCCGTTTCCCATCATCGTGGCGTGGGCTTTTGGGAAACTTTACTATGATAATGAAAAGTgagtcacatgatcacacaGGAAGTGAGGTCACATGggagcagtgatgtcacagcttcCTCAGATTCAGGTGGTTGTTGTCTGTTTCCATGGTTAGTGTCAACAGGAAGTGCCAAAGCAGCAGGATGTAAATAAACTAAGAAAGATAATCATTCACTGAAAGTTTACATCTTTAGACTCTTTTATTCCTCatgttcttcttcctcatcaaaACCGccacattacccacaatgcacctgtAGATGTGATGTGttacacctggaaacacacgcCGAGGTGGAAAATACACTTTCACAGCTTGTTtagactttttattttgtttgattcgGTGTGTGATTGGACACAGATGATGTCAGAGTGTGTAACTCTGTGACCAGATCTGATTGGTGATTGTTTTCTGATTGCCAGGTGCTGGTTCGGAAAGAGGGCGGGAGTTTATACAGACTACATCTACCAGGGTCCCATGATCCTGGTCCTGCTGGTAAGAACACCTCCAAACTGAGCTGGTCTGCACTGGACTGAACTAGTTTGAACTGTTCTGGACTGGTCATGACTGGTCTGAAGTGGTCTGGACTGGTCTGAAGTGGTCTGGACTGGTCTGGACTAGTCTGGACTAGTCTGGACTGGATCCTGCTGCTGATGAGATGAAGACAAATAGTTCCAAggctgtccacatacttttggccatatgaTATAAATATGCATGATGaatctgttgtgtttgtattgattggAAGGATCGACAGTCTGACAtccagagaaaaagaaaacggTTCCAACAGTTTTCgctcttcttcttgtttctttaaaaagctTCAAGACTTTcatacttttattttctgtctctgctgaagACGTGtttttgaatcttgaatgaAGTCTACCTCTGATCTCTGAGCTTTTACATATAAACATCAGGTTTAGATAAcgttaaacaaacaagacaaaacaacactTGAGGACGCGgcgtcagaaaatgatgaaacatgttcaaatatttttaagaagtgatttaaataATATCAAGTTAAACGTCTCGTCTTCTTTAGATTAACTTTGTCTTCCTGTTCAACATCGTTCGGATCCTGATGACCAAACTGAGAGCATCGACGACTTCTGAGACAATCCAATACAGGTGAGAGCCGTGACACAGactactgtctgtactgtctgtactgtctgttctgcctgtactgtctgtactgtctgtactgtctctactgtctgtactgtctgtactgtctgtactgtctgtactgtctctactgtctgtactgtctctactgtctctactgtctgtactgtctctactgtctgtactgtctctactgtctgtactgtctgtactgtctctactgtctgtactgtctgtactgtctgtactgtctctactgtctatactgtctctactgtctgtactgtctgtactgtctatactgtctctactgtctgtactgtctctactgtctgtactgtctgtactgtctctactgtctgtactgtctatactgtctctactgtctgtactgtctgtactgtctatactgtctctactgtctctactgtctgtactgtctgtactgtctatactgtctatactgtctgtactgtctctactgtctgtactgtctgtactgtctatactgtctgtactgtctctactgtctgtactgtctgtactgtctctactgtctgtactgtctgtactgtctctactgtctctactgtctatactgtctgtactgtctgtactgtctctactgtctctactgtctgtactgtctgtactgtctgtactatgtgttctgtctgttctgtctgtactgtctctactgtctctactgtctgtactgtctgtactgtctcttctgtctgtactgtctgtactgtctatactgtctgtactgtctgtactgtctgtactgtctgtactgtctgtactgtctgttctgcctgtactgtctgtactgtctatactgtctctactgtctgtactgtctgtactgtctatactgtctgtactgtctgtactgtctgtactgtctgttctgcctgtactgtctgtactgtctgtactgtctctactgtctgtactgtctatactgtctctactgtctgtactgtctctactgtctgtactgtctgtactgtctgtactgtctctactgtctatactgtctctactgtctgtactgtctgtactgtctatactgtctctactgtctgtactgtctatactgtctctactgtctgtactgtctgtactgtctatactgtctctactgtctctactgtctgtactgtctgtactgtctatactgtctatactgtctgtactgtctctactgtctgtactgtctgtactgtctatactgtctatactgtctgtactgtctctactgtctctactgtctgtactgtctgtactgtctctactgtctctactgtctgtactgtctctactgtctctactgtctatactgtctgtactgtctgtactgtctctactgtctctactgtctgtactgtctgtactgtctgtactatgtgttctgtctgttctgtctgtactgtctctactgtctctactgtctgtactgtctgtactgtctcttctgtctgtactgtctgtactgtctgtactgtctatactgtctgtactgtctgtactgtctctactgtctgtactgtctgtactgtctgtactgtctctaCTGCCTGTACTGTCtatactgtctctactgtctctactgtctgtactgtctctaCTGCCTGTACTGTCtatactgtctctactgtctctactgtctgtactgtctctactgtctctactgtctctactgtctgtactgtctatactgtctctactgtctctactgtctgtactgtctctactgtctgtactgtctatactgtctatactgtctctactgtctgtactgtctctactgtctctactgtctgtactgtctctactgtctatactgtctctactgtctctactgtctctactgtc contains:
- the crhr1 gene encoding corticotropin-releasing factor receptor 1 yields the protein MRLRSIRCLRNIIHWNLISAFILRNATWFIVQLTMNPAVTESNQVWCRLVTAGYNYFHVTNFFWMFGEGCYLHTAVVLTYSTDKLRKWMFICIGWGIPFPIIVAWAFGKLYYDNEKCWFGKRAGVYTDYIYQGPMILVLLINFVFLFNIVRILMTKLRASTTSETIQYRKAVKATLVLLPLLGITYMLFFVNPGGEDEVAQIVFIYFNSILESFQGFFVSVFYCFLNSEVRSAVRKRWIRWQDRHSIRSRAVRVTSLPTSPSRVSFHSIKQSSNL